A region from the Hippoglossus hippoglossus isolate fHipHip1 chromosome 18, fHipHip1.pri, whole genome shotgun sequence genome encodes:
- the LOC117779184 gene encoding macrophage mannose receptor 1-like isoform X1 has translation MEGIFIGVLCLSGCLTFSTCLLHQYHFVSDKMNWTEAQSYCRETYTDLATIENTEEMKKLKDTVSAAGHSSKVWIGLYSRIDWKWSDGFNQSGAEYRSWKSPDPNYYKANELCVLQGSKYATWYDYYCHSKIPFVCYNGTLEDSDFVLVNTAKNWTEAQRHCREHYTDLATVRNDADREKIKNLIKPLKWASIGLYRDPQTYWSDGSNYSFSSWYQGHNKLGSMKVVCGVADLEKGGKSRLRSCKERKPFVCYSITTVKTLVKVRVKLQDSSVDLNDPAVKEQILKELQERLKEKGLSGVTLKWKEKADGKVFHKEEKGSDKKKKTEL, from the exons atggaagggatcttcattggtgtcttgtgtctctcag GGTGCCTCACCTTCTCCACATGCCTCCTCCATCAGTACCACTTTGTGTCTGATAAAATGAATTggactgaagctcagagctACTGCAGAGAGACGTACACAGACCTGGCCActattgaaaacactgaagaaatgaagaaacttaaaGACACAGTTTCTGCCGCTGGTCACAGCTCTAAGGTTTGGATTGGCCTGTACAGTCGTATTGACTGGAAGTGGTCAGATGGGTTCAACCAGAGTGGAGCTGAATATAGGAGCTGGAAGTCTCCTGACCCAAACTATTACAAAGCCaatgagctctgtgtgttgcagggTTCAAAGTATGCAACATGGTATGATTATTACTGCCATAGTAAGATTCCATTTGTCTGCTACAATG GAACATTAGAGGATTCTGACTTTGTGCTGGTGAATACAGCAAAGAATTGGACTGAGGCTCAgaggcactgcagagaacaCTACACAGATCTGGCCACTGTGAGGAACGACGCTGACAGAGAGAAGATAAAGAACTTGATAAAACCTCTCAAATGGGCATCGATCGGTTTGTACAGAGATCCTCAGACTTACTGGTCCGACGGGAGTAACTACTCATTCAGCTCCTGGTATCAGGGTCACAACAAACTTGGCTCGATGAAAGTCGTATGTGGTGTTGCAGATttggagaagggaggaaaatCGAGGTTACGTTcctgtaaagaaagaaaaccatttgtctgctacagcATCACAA CAGTGAAGACGTTGGTGAAGGTGAGGGTGAAGCTACAGGACTCCTCTGTGGAcctgaatgaccctgctgtgaaagAACAGATTCTGAAAGAG ctccaggaaagattgaaggagaAAGGACTGAGTGGCGTCACCTtgaagtggaaagaaaaggctgatgggaaagttttccacaaggaggaaaaaggttctgacaagaaaaaaaagactgagctttaa